In Bicyclus anynana chromosome 22, ilBicAnyn1.1, whole genome shotgun sequence, the following proteins share a genomic window:
- the LOC112043373 gene encoding transient receptor potential channel pyrexia-like yields the protein MDNFGYREMGWPAPLKTPTTPNRSRISRSISSRSREPEEYPLRGIFKHVRNMDLLETAQEPGRAKEYLFVGPSPPAENAPNMYQSFDILAPDPDARLTEDIIRKSLCERALTLGAGRFFDDLECGLITGDNIEEHISSAPEVVVNLTLLWAAFLSRDELLPPIIEAGADIHYSEPIGLTVLHIAAYSNASRSVGYLLSVGADVDYAPKYFAPLHCAAFGNSLEVAELLIANGASLHAVVQRAGCEDNLVHCSVRNDAVECMELFIEKGVDPAYITSGGLNALHLAAEIGAQRCLAFLLKETKLSVNGVTKQRDKECTALHLAASRGYTECVEILLAEGAKANTKNYRGFTALHLAARCSNLECVELLLRDGNADPNAEDHDKRTPLHAAICNLDRACDIIDMIVSWGAQVNKKDEYGYSALHLAAMDGLTQCVETLIFLGADVTSKSKKGHTALSVIVRKTPKSLAILRHNLDNGISVSRSEANEEVQIEFDFGKLVKFSYPREITYLNSLIDEGQKDILQHPLCSAFLFMKWRKIRKFYLARLIFCFLFVSFLSIYVLTAVVKTCKGKNSKKYGVLNELCQQQSILGDILEENPIEFERWVLIAITAFEIMRKLTGITGYSSMYQYFTTFENLMEWFVLLSVFSLYNIQKEYGWQNHVGGYAVLGAWTNLMLMMGQLPMFGDYVAMYQKVLSEFLKLLLAYICLLLGFAICFCVLFPNEEMFSNPLMGFISTLAMMVGELNLNILINDPMLEDPPLIWELSSQTIFIFFVMFVTIILMNLLVGIAVHDIQGLRKTAGLSKLVRQTKLILFVEMGMFSALLPKCLHKYVYRTALVSPDVGKVILSVKPLNPNEKRLPTDIMMAAYDLAQLNKLKSGKSIKELIHRNRYTSKFKNGESNEQNVNIEIRGMQEKIDQTTFNLKKIDQEMRHLNTLLMEQNNMMQALVKTIDRSYPQSQYNNNLAQFYPESPVFFSSNVSDVTSITK from the coding sequence ATGGACAACTTCGGTTACCGCGAGATGGGCTGGCCTGCACCTCTCAAGACGCCTACCACTCCAAACAGATCCCGCATATCCCGCAGCATCAGCTCTCGCTCCAGGGAACCTGAGGAGTATCCTTTGAGAGGCATCTTCAAACATGTCCGGAACATGGATTTACTCGAAACTGCTCAAGAACCCGGTCGTGCCAAGGAGTATCTCTTCGTCGGACCGTCGCCTCCGGCTGAAAACGCTCCGAATATGTACCAAAGCTTCGACATTCTCGCTCCCGACCCTGACGCAAGATTGACGGAAGATATAATAAGAAAGTCCTTGTGTGAGAGAGCTTTGACATTGGGAGCCGGCAGATTTTTCGATGACCTCGAATGCGGTTTGATCACAGGTGATAATATTGAAGAGCACATTTCATCAGCGCCAGAAGTTGTtgttaatttaactttgttgtGGGCAGCGTTTCTTTCAAGAGATGAACTGCTGCCGCCGATAATAGAAGCGGGGGCGGATATTCATTATTCAGAACCCATTGGATTAACAGTGCTACATATAGCGGCTTATAGTAATGCGAGCAGATCTGTGGGCTATTTGCTATCCGTAGGAGCGGATGTAGATTACGCTCCTAAATATTTCGCTCCTCTACATTGTGCTGCCTTTGGAAATTCTTTAGAAGTGGCCGAACTGTTGATTGCAAATGGCGCGTCTTTACATGCGGTAGTGCAAAGAGCGGGTTGTGAAGATAACCTCGTTCACTGCTCCGTAAGAAATGATGCAGTAGAATGTATGGAGTTGTTCATAGAGAAAGGTGTGGACCCTGCGTATATTACGTCAGGGGGTCTCAATGCATTACATTTAGCAGCAGAGATAGGAGCACAAAGATGCCTAgcgtttttattaaaagaaacgAAGTTAAGTGTAAACGGTGTAACAAAACAACGAGATAAGGAGTGTACAGCTTTACATCTGGCTGCTTCAAGAGGTTATACGGAATGTGTTGAAATTTTGTTAGCTGAGGGAGCCAAAGCTAACACAAAAAACTATAGAGGATTTACTGCGCTTCACCTAGCTGCTAGATGTTCCAATTTGGAGTGTGTCGAGCTCTTATTGCGAGATGGAAACGCAGATCCTAACGCTGAAGATCATGATAAGAGAACACCCTTACACGCTGCTATATGTAATCTAGATCGGGCTTGTGATATCATTGATATGATTGTAAGTTGGGGAGCACAAGTGAATAAAAAGGATGAATATGGATACTCAGCGTTACATCTGGCAGCCATGGACGGTCTTACGCAATGCGTGGAAACTCTAATATTCTTAGGGGCCGATGTAACTTCGAAATCTAAGAAAGGTCACACAGCATTGAGCGTTATTGTACGTAAAACACCAAAGTCTCTCGCTATTTTGAGACACAATTTGGATAATGGAATTTCTGTTAGTAGATCAGAAGCCAATGAAGAAGTTCAAATTGAATTCGATTTTGGAAAACTGGTAAAATTTTCTTATCCCCGcgaaataacatatttaaacaGTTTGATCGATGAAGGTCAAAAAGATATTTTGCAACATCCGTTATGTTCGGCGTTTCTGTTTATGAAGTGGCGCAAAATACGAAAGTTTTACTTAGCGAGactaatattttgtttcttatttGTATCCTTTCTTTCGATATATGTGCTGACAGCTGTTGTAAAAACGTGTAAaggaaaaaattcaaaaaagtaCGGAGTATTAAATGAGCTTTGTCAACAACAATCAATACTTGGTGATATATTAGAAGAGAATCCTATAGAATTTGAGAGGTGGGTGTTGATTGCGATAACAGCTTTTGAGATAATGAGAAAATTAACAGGAATTACTGGATACTCGAGCATGTATCAATATTTTACGACTTTTGAAAACTTGATGGAGTGGTTCGTACTtctatcagtattttctttGTATAATATACAAAAGGAATACGGTTGGCAGAATCATGTTGGTGGTTACGCAGTTTTAGGTGCTTGGACAAATTTGATGTTGATGATGGGACAACTTCCCATGTTCGGTGATTACGTGGCAATGTACCAAAAAGTGTTAAGTGAATTTCTCAAATTACTGCTAGCTTACATTTGTCTATTGTTAGGCTTTGCCATATGTTTCTGTGTGCTGTTTCCAAACGAAGAAATGTTTTCCAATCCGTTAATGGGTTTCATCAGTACATTAGCTATGATGGTCGGAGAGTTAAATCTAAATATTCTAATCAACGATCCCATGCTTGAAGATCCGCCATTGATTTGGGAACTATCATCACAAACTATATTCATATTTTTCgttatgtttgttactataATATTGATGAATCTACTTGTTGGTATAGCTGTCCATGATATTCAAGGTTTGAGGAAAACGGCTGGTCTGTCAAAGCTTGTTCGTCAGACAAAATTGATTCTTTTTGTAGAAATGGGTATGTTTAGTGCACTTTTGCCAAAATGtctacataaatatgtatacaGAACCGCGTTAGTGTCACCCGATGTAGGAAAAGTGATATTGAGCGTGAAACCATTGAATCCGAATGAAAAACGATTACCAACGGACATAATGATGGCGGCATACGACCTGGCACAGTTAAACAAATTGAAATCTGGAAAATCGATTAAGGAATTAATACACAGAAATCGATACACATCGAAGTTCAAGAACGGGGAATCCAATGAACAGAACGTGAATATTGAAATACGGGGCATGCAGGAGAAAATAGATCAGAcgacgtttaatttgaaaaagaTCGATCAAGAGATGAGACACTTGAATACTTTGTTGATGGAGCAGAACAATATGATGCAAGCGCTAGTGAAGACTATCGACAGATCGTATCCACAGTCCcagtataataataacttggCTCAGTTTTACCCTGAATCTCCGGTTTTCTTTTCTAGCAATGTATCAGATGTAACTTCCATTACCAAATGA